A window of Apodemus sylvaticus chromosome 9, mApoSyl1.1, whole genome shotgun sequence contains these coding sequences:
- the Rpl31 gene encoding 60S ribosomal protein L31, with translation MAPAKKGGEKKKGRSAINEVVTREYTINIHKRIHGVGFKKRAPRALKEIRKFAMKEMGTPDVRIDTRLNKAVWAKGIRNVPYRIRVRLSRKRNEDEDSPNKLYTLVTYVPVTTFKNLQTVNVDEN, from the exons ATGGCTCCCGCAAAGAAGGGTGGCGAGAAGAAGAAGGGCCGTTCTGCCATCAACGAGGTGGTGACCCGAGAATACACCATCAACATTCACAAGCGCATCCATGGAGT GGGCTTCAAGAAGCGTGCTCCTCGGGCACTCAAAGAAATTCGGAAGTTTGCCATGAAGGAAATGGGAACTCCAGATGTGCGCATTGACACCAGGCTCAATAAAGCCGTCTGGGCCAAGGGAATAAG GAATGTTCCGTATCGCATCCGAGTACGTTTGTCCAGAAAGCGTAATGAGGATGAGGATTCACCAAACAAGCTCTACACATTGGTAACTTACGTTCCTGTTACCACATTCAAAA ATCTACAGACTGTCAATGTGGATGAGAACTAA